The Reichenbachiella carrageenanivorans region GTGTCGATGTAAATAATGCCAAATCTATTAAACCTGGTACGTGGGTGAGGCTGGCCGTCAAAAATGCAGACCCTGAGTTTGTGAAAGAAGAGATGGCTCCTTATCCGATTTATGAAGAATGGACCAAACTCAACGAGGGGGGTGTCATTATAAACGAATACCACGAAGTAGACAAAGTAAAAGGCAATACAGTCTTTTTCAAAGAACCGATACTTAGGGCTGTGAGTGCCAAGTATGGATGGAAAATCTATACCTATGGTCATGGAGAAGAAGTAGGAGTGGAAGATATCGCCTTCGAGGGCAACTGGCACGAAGATTTTGTGCACCACAAATCTGCACTGCACGACACCGGCTACACCCTGATGCAGTTTAGCCGATTGACCAACTCATGGATGAGAAACTGTAAGTTCACCAACTTCAATAGTGTATTTAGCACTGGGCTTTCGGCCAATATCTCCGTCTATAATTGTGACCTCACGGGTACGCCAGGGCATAGTGCCATGAGTGCCAATGGGTCTAGCCGCGTGTTTTTTGGTAAGATCAATGACACAGCCGAGCACTGGCATGCTACGGGTATATCTAATGAATCTATCGGCACAGTGATCTGGCGCAATACCTTTTCGGCCAATAGCTGCTTCAATAGCCATGCTTCACAACCTAGAACTACATTGTTTGATTGTACTGAAGGAGGCTTTTTCTTAGGTCGTGCAGGTGGTGCTAAGTTCAACCTGCCCAACCACTTGAGAGAGCTGGTTTTGTGGAATTTTAAAGAAACGGATGAGGCTGAAGAAAACTTCGAATTTTGGTCTTCCCAAACGTGGTATTGGAAAATAATACCACCGATAGTTGTCGGCTTTCACGGAAGTGGGACTACTTTTTTGCCCGAACAAGTCGGCATATTAGAGAGCGTGGGTACACCAGTGAAGCCTGAATCGCTCTACGAAGAACAACTTAAATTGAGGTTGGGTAGTTTGCCCAACTGGCTTGTTACATTAAAAACTACTAATTAAATGAGAAAAATTTTACCAATTGTTGCCATTTTCAGCTGGCTGTTTATGCTTGGCTGTGTGGAGGACACATTTATGGATGATGCCTCCAGTGTGAAAACGCCCGAAGCACCTAGTGGACTGACGTACACGCCAGTGATCAATGCGCGGGAGTTTACCAGAATTTTATCTGGCCCACCAGTAATGAATACGGCTGGTTTGATTCCGACTTTCGAAGTCGTAGAAATCAAAGATGCCGACAAAAATACGCTCGACGAGAGTTATACCCAGTTTGTAAGTGTAATAGATACCTCTATGGTTGTAACCAATCTGACAGAAGATGATTGGTTTGTCGACGCGAGTGGAGATACTGTCAAACAAACGACTTCAATCAATTTCCAAGACATTGGCACGATAGTCATCGGAGATGGCAACACTTTCGCTAATGGCACTTATTATTTTACTGTAAAGGTGACTACCCAAGATGGTGAGCAGTTGTACTCTTCTGTTTTCGAAGATGTTTTCGAATTGCAGGTAGGTCCTAAGCTAGCCACAGACTTGTTGTATATCCCTACTACGCAAAACTTGCTAATCGGTCAGGATCAGAAAACGACAGAGCCGATCGTGTATAATGCGAACAGCGACATCAGGTTTGAGCTGGCCAATTACAAAGACACACTGGAGATAGACCCAGTCACTGGTAAGATATCGGTAGCAGACAATTATATCTCTATTTCTGGAGCGGATGAGTTTTCTCCAACTGTCAATGTGGTGAGTAATATATCTGAGGAAGTAGTTTCTTTTGATGATGCGATCACCGTTTGGGTGTCTAATTTTCCGGTGTATATACCTAAGGATACAGTGATGATCTATTACCCTACTTTCCAAGCAGAAAGTACGCTATATGGCTATCAAGTAGAGATCGAAGAACTAGGCTTGGTAAGCGAGCCATGGAAACGAGTAGGAGCTACTGCACAGACAGCTGAAGACCGTCCAGATGAAAATACCGCTCAGCGTATGCTGAAACTACAGGTCAACTCAGGTACTGCTTCACAGCCTCATACTTCGTGGTTGATTATCAACTCTCAAGATTTAAGTAAGTATGAATTAGGTTTTAACCTAGAAGCTAAATTTTATATTCTTAATCAGTACGTAGAGTATTTGCCAGATGGTACTACACCCTCTGAGCTTGGGATATTTATTTCTACCGATTTCTCCAATGACTTTGCATCAGCTAGCTGGACTAGAGTAGACGACCAAGTAGAGAGTATCATATACGACGGTAGCGGATACCCAGAGGCCAATGCCTTTATGGGATTGCCATATCCTGGAGATCAAACAGGCGTAGATCCTGATGGCCGCAAGGACTTGACTAAAAACGCAGATGGTACATGGACGAAGTGCCGCCTAGACTTGGCGCCATATAAGAGTGAGACTAATGTGACTTTAGCATTCAAATTCATTTCCAATTTTGAAGGTGAAATAGTCTTTACAGACGGGCACTCAAGAGGAGGGTCTCACAATGTAGCAGATGTGCATTTTATGGCTTACGAACAATAAGAATCAGAGAACATGAAGAAA contains the following coding sequences:
- a CDS encoding DUF4955 domain-containing protein; its protein translation is MKNYLALIGLLVSAQLVAQESPLWEDFVQAKKDGTEAILPDFSYAGYHRGEKEVPDVNHKVFNVQDFGAVANDGKSDRQAVEEAIAAAKANKSGVIFFPKGRYDFNTAGEEKKSILVNASNIVFRGEGSGAGGTLLFMNEDMPPADPDKMWTCPPMFKFAGSGKDEKVANVVADAGRGTFSVDVNNAKSIKPGTWVRLAVKNADPEFVKEEMAPYPIYEEWTKLNEGGVIINEYHEVDKVKGNTVFFKEPILRAVSAKYGWKIYTYGHGEEVGVEDIAFEGNWHEDFVHHKSALHDTGYTLMQFSRLTNSWMRNCKFTNFNSVFSTGLSANISVYNCDLTGTPGHSAMSANGSSRVFFGKINDTAEHWHATGISNESIGTVIWRNTFSANSCFNSHASQPRTTLFDCTEGGFFLGRAGGAKFNLPNHLRELVLWNFKETDEAEENFEFWSSQTWYWKIIPPIVVGFHGSGTTFLPEQVGILESVGTPVKPESLYEEQLKLRLGSLPNWLVTLKTTN